The following DNA comes from Castanea sativa cultivar Marrone di Chiusa Pesio chromosome 10, ASM4071231v1.
GAAGGAGGGAAAAGTGGGTCGGCGGCAGCGAAGCGCAGGGAGAGCCTTTAGCATTTGATTGATACTAAAAATTTGATACTGTCAACAACTCTTGTCTTTTTTACTCTGCTTACATATAAAACTTTTCATTGATTATTCGGTAGAGCCAAATACTTTTTAGACGGGCAGCTTATGTTTTCTTCATCCTCCTCctctcctctttctttttttcttttttttgttgataagattagatttttttttttatcatgtttaattaGACTTTACCTTTCCAAacctttagtttttattttattaaaaaaaaaaagactaccGCATTTAATgttgggagagaaaaaaaaaatgattgggTTTGTCAGACtataagtaataaataaatcaagTCAATCCGTTTGGATTCAgcccaaacaaaaaattcttGTACAAGACACTGAAGACAGTTTTGTAAAACCTATGTCTCAACTCAATGATATGTAAGTCCCCAGTATCAAGTCAATCCGTTTGGAttcaacccaaacaaaaaattcttGTATAAAATAGTCTCACGAGACCTATGTTTAAATGACACGTGGGTTCTACACGTGTAGGACACACATGTTATTGAGACATAAGTATCATGGGACCGTCTCATACAATCCTTACTTAAACCCAAACAAATTTGAGTTGGGAATTTATTGAACAATTACTAGTTGCTATATCTATAACCCTTATCTAGTTTTTGATAGATTGTGCCGGCCCAGAATGACTAGTATTTTTCCACATACCAaagcaaacaaataattaaCATACTTTCTAGCCtcttttttcatatttctttcaatacaaattaaaaacaaaatattcaaatatggaagttaaatataaataaatccttcaatttaatttcataattaattcTAATAATCTACCGGTCTAAttaatcctaaaaaaaattgtgtatacaTGTTgtacaagaaatataaaatatgggtAAATCACTTATAAACTGTGTAGCCCcaacttatttgttttttgttttttttcaaataatataaacttttagcttttttaCAATAACGGAAATTATTATATAGGTCCAACCCTCTATAAGAAGGAGAAAGTATATTCTCGGAGTATGCAATAACAATCTTAAGCTAGTTTATAGACTTTTGCCCCGAATGTCCATTATTTGTGTCTAGCTTATTAGGTTAgcttttatgtataattttttaaacctctttttttctcattttttcaaagtataaGTGTACTTTAGCACACTTTCAATAAATAGCTAAATAAGCTAATGTCAAATACTCAAATGAAAGTTACCAAAAACTATCTTTTAATAAACACTATGCAAATAAGCTTTCGGAAAAAAGTTGTTCCCAAACACACTCACACTTTTGGATTAACTTTTTGCTCaaaaaatttttgttgaaagttggaaaaattgtaattgtacttaaaacaaattttaggcttttaaaaatgtgaaatttattttaatttaattgctTCTTagtacttttatttaatttcttagtttagtttagttttaatTACTTCAACTAGTGTACAACCCTATGTGTatggtacaattaaaaataattagaattatatacatatatgggTTTAAATTATTCATGTTGTAAAAGTTGatagggtactgattttgcctatctccaagtcgtccataaaggtcgtccgtaACCCGACtggaattgtaaacaccctCTAGAACCTACCTGCAACTACCTCGTCCAAGCAAGAAGAGCTCTGGATGAGATAAGCACCACCAGAGAATAGACGCTCGTCCAGAGCGCGGACAACCTCGTCTTGAAGGAGTTTGTCTGTCAGACGAGACAGTCCCTGCGCAAGTGCCAAAGTATACTCAActaaggaattccaggacgagagTATcgtacttaggaaaatctccgaatataatgtgataattccttatcccacgcataactgtcaggtatccgttgtgaaatagaagcaaTAACTCCTAAATGGTTATGGAAGTTACATTTGACCCTtgcgcctccttgaatccaggggaggttccaatttcgataaccgtctatgaaggcactatataaagactgattcagacaaggcaaaaGTATGtggattttactccaaaaaagttggaactccaaaaatatagagagaaaaactaactttgccatcggagggtttttggccggcagccccagtcacctttgattcgcttttctttttttctttaggccacagagagagcaagtggtcctttcaagtccgaagcatccagcctactgatcttctttgcatcatcaaaagttatacattttttaagtcATAGATATGTACATGAGATTTACTctctcattttatatatatatatatatatatatatatatatatatatatatatatatatatatatatatatatatatttttttttttttttcctttccggATACACAAATgagtttactctttttttttaatggtttatttatattagactcttCATATTTTGCACAACATTAACTCACTTAGAGCAATTGCATCAGTTGGTGTataagtgtgtataataaaaaaaatgctcaaatttacacattttttatcaaaaacagcCCACATCAGCTCATGCATACCCGTCTATATTTTACATGCTCCTTCAaattgctacagtaccgtgtaaatttacacgggtactgtagcatgtgtatatgatttttttataattctttctctctcctcctacTAACTCTCacctccctccctctctctctctctctctctctctctctctctctctctctctctctctctcagacacaccacaactctctttctctcatctcatccatttttcttcctctagcCGCCGATCGCCGCCGATAAGAACAAGATCGAGCAAGCCGAGTCGCCGGACGGCCATCGCGAGGAGGTGGCGGTGCTGCGAGGCGTCAATCTTGCTCCGATTGGGTGGGCGATGAatgggtttgggtgtgggtgAGGCTCGACGGAGTGAGCTCAACGGAGAAGACGCAGTGAGGGAGATGCAGTGAGGGAGACGGAGAAGACGCAGTGAGGCTCGACGGAGAAGACGCTCGCCGGAGAAGACGCGGTGAGGCTCGACGGAGAAGATGCTCGACCGAGAAGACGCAAGCTCGACGGAGAAGACGCTCGCCGGAGAAGACGCAGTGAGGCTCGATGGAGAAAACATAGTGAGGCTCGACGGAGAAGACGATCGCCGGAGAAGACGCTCGCCGGAGAAGACGCAGTGAGCTTAACAGAGAAGACGCAATGggaggaaaagaaataataaaaaaatgtaaaagaaggaatattttattaaataaatgtgtagaatagataaactgacgtgggtgttttgtaaaagtgaaggtgtaaaatagaaaaagtaggttttttgtgtaaaatagacaaaaattatGAACGagctgatgtggatgctcttatagcaaaaattttaaaaaacttagataAAACACATGGCATAAAATTAGTAAACAAtagaaattcaatttagaatttaattggattttctctcattttttgctgtagatagatagatatatatatatatatatatatataaaaattagtttagagaTATACTCCAAGATAGAATAGCTTAAAATCTGGGGTTTTTTGCCTTGGGATGCGCATGCCACTCGATCCTACGTGCACACAGCTTAAGGAGCATGCGCACACAACCTTTAGTCATGCATACACAAACTCATTTAGAACCCAGTTTTCAATTAAGTTTGTTGTCTGTTTAATTTTCTACCTTTGCGTAATAGCAACATGTGTAGGACTACTTTGATTCCTTAGAAACATGATTTGATTTAATTGATTAATAGTATTATTGGGATTTGAATGATGAACAATGATGATACGATGATGATTAGCCTACTATGATGTGATGACaaatatgttgatgatatggtgATAACATGAAGATGTGATGATAAGATGATGTGTGTGATGGCATGGTGCATGAGATGATGAATGAATGATAAGCCCATTAGTGCGTTCCTTAATAGAATCAGGCTACGCAACATGAGCGTGAGCGTGGAGGTAGGTTAACCCATAGGTTGAATGAGCTTAGGTACACCTTCCTAAGTCCATACCTTAACATGAGAACATTTTGCGACATTTGTGattgatttgtttgtttgcaGAGAAGTTGGTGAAAGAGCAAAGCTTCTGTGAAGACTGTGTTAGAAGTAGCTCTAACGCTtccctctccactctctctccctttattaatttgtgagtgtgagTCTCTTCTACACACTAAGTAGTGTGTGGATATTTGTGAGAGTAAGTGAGGAAAGGCCCAtcagtattttgttttatttccaacAGACTGATCTAGAAATGGCAGTATGATCTCTCTCTGAGCGGGCGTGtttgttgttgtgtgtgtgcgcgcaaTTGTTTGTGTATGTGCTTTGCTTTCTAAATCGTTGTTCAATAAGTAGGGTTGtctattactatatattttgtgaTTAATTTGAATTGAATGGTAATTTGATTCAGAATTTGAACAATTTGATCAGAACAACAAGCTAAAGAAATCAATGATCATATCCGTGCATTAGAGTAAAAATTGCAGAATGCTTTCAATGAAAATGCTAAGCTCAAGGTGAAGCAAAAAGAAGATGAGAAACTCTAAATTCTCTTCAACTAAGAGTCTGTGTGATCAACATACTACTTGGCTGGTCAGATTGAGGATGGTAGGTTTTCCTTCAAGCTCTTGAACCTTTAACATTATGCTTAATGATCACAGTTGTAATGGTTGTCTACCTTTAACATTATGCTTAATGATCACAGTTGGTGTAATACCATCATATTTTCATATTGTcttaatcattattattatcacCATTAGCATGTCACAGCCTGGATACATTATTCTGGATTTTCAACTTTATTGTTAGTACCAAGCATTACTGCTAGTTTTTAAGTCAAAcgtaaaaattaatttactattgGTAGTTCCCCTACAACATgtttaattaaaagaagaatagaaagaaaaaaaaaagacaattgaCCAAACTGATTGGTACTTACATAAGCTATTCTTATGTGTTCATTAGCATAAAGATAGAAGATAGGCTTTGTTCTACAGTATTGTTTCCCCCTATATGTAACTTTTTTCAGGAGTCCTCCTAAATAAAGCTTCTCATTTTAATGGACTGGGAACTAATCGAATCCTTCCCTAACTGATTATGTTtgcaaatttataaaattgtggTATTCCTATGCCCGTTGAATATAATGCAAACCTTTACCAATGCTTGGGGCCAACGAGGGATCAAAGCCCTGTGTTGTTATCTATATATATGACCATGGTTCAAGTTTCTTTAAGACTCTTTCTCATCAATATATTATCCTCCCACTTATAGCAAGGAGCATAGTTTGAGATGCTTAGCTTTGTCCAAAACTTCCCAGTCATGCAAAATGAAATGCTAATCTGCTTGAACTTCGACAATTTCTATAAGACATTCATACATAACCTCAGTAGGTTCGTTCTTCATAGAGTTGAGAAACATATTATCTCCTTGAGAGGTTCTTCACATCTTTGCTTCCagtagaaaaatgaaatatccTGTCTTTAAGGGCAAACCTGTGAGGCTTTTGCCTCATGTTGAGCCTGCCAACTTTGATCATTTTGATTGGATTTTGATGAAATTTCAACTTCTATTTGTAATCAATGGATTGCTTTATAAATACGTtctttcatgaatttttttcatACAGATGCTATGATCGAGAAGTTTGAGGCAACTGTAGCTGCCAATAGATTGGTGACACACAGTTTGAACTCTAAATTGGAAGAGGTGCACCTTGAGTTGAAACTGAGAGAAGATGAAATTAAACGATAAATAATCACTCAGCAGAACTTGGAGAAAGAAAAGAGCGTTTTTCAATGGTGCAATGACGAGTTAGctaaaaaattagatatgtCATTCAAGGAGGTAAGAAATCTCGAAGGTTTTGTCCATGTGTCTGCAGCACGGTTGAATTGGACAAACAAAGCTTAACTTTTTCAGACAAGTTTGATCAAGTGAACTCTCTATATGACCCTTGCTTTAAGTTGGTCCAGTAAGAGAAAGACCTTGCTGCAAAGCATTGCCAAAAAAACAATATGATCAACTTCATGATAAGTTCTTATTTATGCATGAcataataagaaaaagatgCATTGCAACTAGTAAATCAGGAATTAAACAATAAGCTCATCGAACTTCAGAAAGTCCGAGAGTCTGCTATGGCACATCTTTCAGAAACTCTGCTTTCAAAGAATATTGAAACAGAAATGTAGGTGTccaaattagaaaagaaaattgatacTCTTCCGTCAGAAAAGTTCAAGATCATCTGAGAATAAAATGGTCTGCAAGTTTTGTTCCCTCATTTATGCCTTTTATTAGAAGTCTTTATTGCTTTAATGAGTTTGTTTCATGATATATCGCAGCAAGATTTATAGCTGAAAATTTTCAGCAttagaaaataagaataaaGATAAACATAAGCAGCATGTAGATTTGCTAGAGAAACATAAGGACTGTTCAACCTCCATTGGCACTTCCACAAACTTAGTTCCCAACTTCCTCCCTCTTGGGTTCCACTCTTGACTCTCCTCTCCTCTGCCTTCAAAACCCAGACCCAGCAAAACCCATTTTCAAAAGCCTCCAAATTTGTCCTCAACCTTGCTGATagtgttaaatattagcattgatacaccaatTTAAATATGCTAGTATAGATGTGAAAacgaaagcataaagtatagaacacaataacacacgaggGTTACGTGGTTTAGCTTAACaacctacatccacggaggaaaccctaaagggctacatcaataatatattagaatgTAGTACAAAtcttgtgttacaatgaaccataacatgtgtatatatagtagactaaatcttagactaatagacttctagtacaagtagagGACTtagcttgcacacaaagtagaattagggtTGGACTTatactaatgggctaatatatctccaACACCCCTCTCAAATTCAAAGTGGAAGCTTGATGAAACcttgagatttgataaggttgagaagatcccttgaatgaagtttggctctgtgacggtggtttgaggaaggcaatggtcttgcagtgttgatgcgacttctaTCGGTGGCATAACTATACCGGAGAGATTTGACGGTAGCAGTGggaagtcaaagaggatgaacGCAGCAAAGAAACACtgaggaagacaaagattgctcttaatacacgGTAAGAACAGAAAACCATAGCCATAGGAaggtggctctgataccatgttaaatatgcTAGTATAGATGTGGAAACGAAagtataaagtatagaacacaataacacacgagggttacgtggttcagcttaacggcctacatccacgaaggaaaccctaaagggctacatcaataatatattagaatgtagtacaaatcctgtgttataatgaaccataacatgtgtatatatagtagattaaatcctagactaatagacttttagtacaagtaggaaacttgtcttgcacacaaagtagaattagactTGGGCTTATACTAATGGGCTAATTTATCTCTAACAGATAGAAACCTGATCTTATCAAGTTGTGGAAAAGAATGTCTCCTCcatcaaaaattttgaatttttagacCCAGGTTGAAAACCAGATTACCTCCTCAagaatattataattaaaaaaaaaaaaagattcccttgaaataagACAATATAGTTTAAATGGGCCCTTCTATGGTACCTATGAGATATTGCAACCTCTTTGATTAAGATGatcaatattaaatattatgatTATAGTTATCAaaccatattttttaaaaaaaggtatAGATAAATTCATTCTTCTGTTTTTATGATAAAAACTAAATTCCTTTTCCAACGGGGTTAGTTTAGTTGGTAAGGCTTGAACACTTCACTTAAAAAGTCCAGGTTCGAGTTTCGTTGTCAGCAATCTTTTTTGGTGGGCGATCTATAAATCTAATGCAAGTCCTCTTCTTTAATACCAGTGGGTCATGAATTGGTTAATATGGAATATCAGGGGGTTcaattgccccccccccccccctcaaagCAGAAGGAGGTTAAGGTAAAGATGAAGAAGTTGAATGTCAATTTAGTGTGCTTGGTTGAAACAAGAGTAAGGGAGGAGAAAACGGGAGAGattataaattcttttttaCCTGGatggaaattttgtttttttttgtctttcagCATGGTTTGGGAAGAATTTGGGTTATGTGGAGAGAAGACATGTTTTCTCTACAAATTTGCCAAATTATTCCTTAAGCCATACACTGTAAAATTCTTTTCGAGGATAAAATGTGCTGCTACTCCTTTATATACGAGGCTAATAAGGGTGTTGAGAGGAATGTTTTGTGGGacaatttaattcaattttacaGGCAAGTGAGGGGCTTTCCTTGGATCTTGGCTGGAGATTTTAATGTGATTAGAAATGCAAATGAAAAGTTTGGTGGTTTGACTATTGGCTGTTATGAAAATGAGTTTAATTCATTTTTAGATAAGCTTGATGTGTGGGACCATGCTGCTATGGGGTGTTTCTATACATAGAGTAATAGACAATCGGAGGAAGAATTTGTCACTAAGAAATTCAATCGAGTTTTAATTAACCAAGAATGGGGTTCCTGCTTTGGTCATAGTGTAGTTGAGTTTCTTCCTCCAGGCATTTCTAATCATTCGGCTATTTTGTTTCCATGGGTGGTAGTAAAAACTATGGGCCCaaaccttttaaattttttaactatTGATGTGACCATAAAGATTTTCTTAGGTGGGTTGAGTAAGCTTGGGATATTAAGGTAAGTGGTACTCCTATGTTCAAACTGTACCAGAAGTTAAAGGCAACTAAGGTAAAgctgaaaacaataaataaagatCTTTTTGGGGGGATCACTCAAAGAGTTGAGATGGCAAGAGGAAAGCTTGAGAACTTTCAAAGGAAAATGTTACAATCTAGTAGTTGCTTGCGATCCAAAGGGGTAGAGGATGAATTACTCCATGAGTAATTTCAATTAGTAGTGCAAAAGAGACTTTTTTTCAAGCAAAAATCTAGGAATAAATGGCTTAACTTAGGGGATAATAATTCTTCCTATTTTCACTGCCTTATAAAGACTAGGCAAGAAAGAAATGCCATTAAATGCTTGCTGGATGGTGATGGGAATCGAGTAGAAGAAGTTGACTAGATCAAGGATCTTGTGGTTGATTTTTATCAGAAGCTATTGGGATCCTCAAATGATATGGATGAAGCTGCCATGATTCAAACCATCTCTTCTTTATTCCAAGATCAAATTCCTGAGGATATGAAGTCATTCATGTAGAGAGAGGTCACAAAGactgagattaaaaaaaagttttattctcCATGGGAAGTGAGAGAGCACCTAGATCAGATGGCTTTACTGTggaattttttaagcatgaatggtatattgtaaaattagattttgtttCAACCATTGCATCTTTCTTCAGATCAGGGAAGCTTCTTACTAAGGTAAATTCTACACTAATTACTCTAGTACCGAAGATCCCAAATCCGTCAACAGTAGCTGATTTTAGACCTATTGCTTGCTGTAATGTGATGTACAAATGTATCACCAAAGTCCTTGCCAATAGGTTTCAAGCTTGCTTAAATTTTCTAGTAAACTCTAATCAGACAGCTTTCATTAAAGGTAGAaatcattgttattgattccgttccgttccggtatgcaaaccggtaccgAGATACTTAACGTTCCACCTCGGGCTAAATTTCGggccattccggtccattccggccaattccggccgagatgtgaattccggccggtacatgatttggcctatggaaaaaaaaaaaaaatttattatttgatggctaatattatgttataaattttgttggcttattagttattaattattatgggcttatgtaatgagtaatgacttgttataaatcttcttattatttgatgttgtattgaAGTTTAAGACAtgagagttaagactaaatgttttgtattatttgatatttagttattgtcttctaaatctttttattgtgtgatgttaaatagatgttatattgatgtttaagacttaagagttaagactaaatgatttgtattatttgaaatttagttatttatttattagaattgacaattttatgttttacaagaatatatataatttaatttttaggaacctgaaacaccttaaaacggtacgccgaaatcggccagtaccgaaatattccattccactagacaaaccgaaacggtattaataacaatggtAGAAATATCTTACAAAATGTTTTACTTGCCCATGAATTAGTTAAAGGCTATCACAAAAATTCTAGTCTAGGTAGATGTGCTATTAAAGCAGACCTAAGGAAAGCTTATGACTCTgtaaattagaattttattattatgtgcTTGATAGCTGCTGGTTGTCCAGTGAAGTTTGTAATGTGGAAAAGGGAGTGCATCACTTATCCAAGATTTTCTATATCTTTAAATGGAAGCAAGGTTGGCTACTTCAAAGGAGGTAAAGGACTTAGGCAAGGTGATCCtatttctctctatctctttgttATTGCCATGGAAGCTTTCACAAGGATCATGCATAGGAAGATTCAAGAATCTACTCAGTTTAAGTTCTATCCTTATTGCAAAGCCTTGAAGATTACCCGCTTGAGTTTTGCTGATGACCTCCTCATATAATTACTGCTGCTAATCTTCCCACAATAAATCTAGTAAAAGAAGGCCTTGAAGAATTTAAAGTAGCCTCTGGTTTGGATATAAATCCAAATAAGAATGAAGTTTTCTTCTCAACTGTGCCCCACGATGTAAAATGGAAAATTCTGGATGTGTTGCAATTTAAGGAGGGTACTCTTCCAATTAGATACTTGGAATTATCTCTTATCTCTGGTAGATTAAGGTTGAAGGACTGTCAACCActtattgataaaattcaaggCAGAATCAAATCATGGTCATCAAGGAAACTATCTTTTGTTGGTAGGTTACAACTTCTTCACTTTGTTTTATATAGTATTCAACAATTTTGGTCAAGTAACTTTATCCTCCCTAAGATGGTCATCAAGACTCTGGAGTAGAATTTTAATCATTTCTTGTGGCAAGGGCTGGGTACTGGCAAAGGGAAAACTAAAGTAGCGTGAGAAAAAgtttatttacccaaaagagagGGAGGGCCGGGATTGCAAAGAGTTGCTAGTTGGAATAGAGCTGCTATAATGAAACACATTTGGAGCTTGTTTACTAAGGCTAGATCTCTTTGGGTGGCTTGGATTCATGCAAATCTTCTCATAGATAAGTGTTTTTGGATTGTAATAATTCCTCAAGAATGTATCTAGAGTTGGAGAGCAATTCTTAAATTGAGGGATGAAGCAAGGAAGTTTATCAAGTTTGAGGTAAGGGATGGGAAAACCATATTTCTTTGGCATGACCCTTAGCATCTTGCTAGGGTATTGGTTCAAAGATTTGTTCTCGTGCCATTTATGATGCTGCAAGTAATCCTGAAGCTAAAGTAGATTTTGTGCTGAAAGATAAGACATGGATTTGGAGGCCTGCTAGATCTGATGCCCTTCTAACTATTCAGTGTCAACTATTCCTTATTGAGCTTAAAGATGAGGATAAAGCCCTTTGGCAAGCTACTAAATCCGGAAAGTTTTCTTGTGCTGCAACATATACTGAGATTAGAGATAAATCTAGTGAAGTTGAGTGGTGGAAGTTGCTTTGGTTCCACTTAACTATCCTGAAGCATTCATTTATTGGTTGGTTAGCTGTAATCAACAAGCTGTCCACGCTAGATACAATGACCAGGTGGGGGTACTCGGATGATAGCATATGTGTTTTTTGTAGAAATTTCCTTGAGAGAAGAGACCATATCTTCTTTGAATGTTCTTTCACTAGAAGAATTTGGGATGACATGATGAAGTTGTGTCTAGTTTCAAATGCTCAATTTATATTGGTAGACTTGATGGCTTGGGGGTCTAGAGAGTTAAAAGGGAAGGGGCTGAGAGTAATAGCTTGCAAACTTGCTCAGTGGCCAATGGTCTACCATATTTGGCTACAAAGAAATGCCATAGTTGATGAAGAAAGAATTTGGACAGAATAACAGCTAAAGAGAAGTATTATCAAGGATGTTAAAGCTAGATTGGGGTTTAAAACTAAGTTCAAAAAGTCAATTTTAAATGCTACCATTTGTTGTAATTGGGGGATTGATCTAAGTAGTATCTTAATTTGATCCTTGAAATCTTGTGTAGCAGTGTTTTGCCAAAGTGATAGTCTATGTGCTACTGTACTAAAGGTACTGGTTGGGATGCCTTATAgatgtttttgtttagttgtcAGGGCAGTAGTTAGTGTGTTTTGCTTTGCCAATTGTTTTGGCTTGCTTTGGTTTTGTGGTTAGTTTTGTTTTGGGTCTTCCTTTgtaatttgtgttttgtttctATAAATAAAAGTTGTTTTGGGTCTTCCCCTTACCTAAACTTTTTGTttacaaaagagaaaaactaaaTTCCTTttctcaaagaaagaaaagaaaaaagaatagatcAATTCATTCTTAattcccataaataaataaataaatgttaatcTTTGATTTGTAGCCGACAAAAGAGTTTTAATAGGATTCAAATTTGGACAAACATTCCAAACATCCTAAAAGTTCATGTTATCTCTTTAACACTGTAGCCCTTAATGTGCTAACAATTAGTCACGCCGACGGAGTCATGTGACCTCTTTAAtcttttaataagttttttccCCCTTAACTTATTATAAGCTAATTAGTCACGTCAAGCCCAAGTACCAAGACAATCaaattccatttttcttttttaatatttttcattggtAAATGCATCACTCATGCTAGCAATCAAACACCCTAATAACTAGTATAGACTCACCTGCGGTGGTTCATTACGATTAGCTACAAAATTCCCACAATCtttgtttgaataaaaaaaatttataataagagtACAAATTTggtaataatgatattttatatCATTCAATAAGAGATTGTCATATCAACATTTTACTTACAATTTAATACATCCTACCACACCTAATAGTATCTTAataaactttcaattttgttggATTTATATGAGTTTAGAGTTGATTGGGTGTGGTTAtacttattcttaaatatgtgataaaatGATATGGCATGTTGGGATTAGAGCAGTAAAACATTAATTTTACATCAtatctttacaaaatttaatttcttatagtaatctctatatattaagaggatttagAAAGTTGGTTATTGtcttctttgcttttctttttcaaaaatacccctaagtTAATTAACTTATCTTTattcctaaaacataaaaataaggttaaaatcgtaaattgattttaaaaaaattataaaaaaaaccttaccaTATTTATAAAACTAAACCTTGTTCTATAAAACATCCCACTGCCCCATGTACACAACCAAAACTACCCCCATGTTCCTATAAAATAAATACCCCATgttctaaaaaacaaaactaccccatgttcctaaaaaaaataaacaaaaaaacctacaaaaaaaaaaagtcttattgCACGCACAAAGCGCATGTGATGAGACTAATATGTTTTATACTTTCAAAATCAAGAGTGAGGCTACCATGAGAATGTTCTCATTAGCCCTTCCCATATTTGTCGGATATATATCTAAAGCATGAAAAGtatcatttatt
Coding sequences within:
- the LOC142613508 gene encoding uncharacterized protein LOC142613508, whose translation is MEARLATSKEVKDLGKSWRAILKLRDEARKFIKFEGIGSKICSRAIYDAASNPEAKVDFVLKDKTWIWRPARSDALLTIQCQLFLIELKDEDKALWQATKSGKFSCAATYTEIRDKSSEVEWWKLLWFHLTILKHSFIGWLAVINKLSTLDTMTRWGYSDDSICVFCRNFLERRDHIFFECSFTRRIWDDMMKLCLVSNAQFILVDLMAWGSRELKGKGLRVIACKLAQWPMVYHIWLQRNAIVDEERIWTE